One genomic segment of candidate division KSB1 bacterium includes these proteins:
- a CDS encoding SDR family oxidoreductase, with the protein MNPLENQVAIVTGASSGIGEATALALAAAGAKVALAARRKDRLGNVKKKIEAMGSEALLIQTDVSVRAQVEALVTQTKKKWGRIDILVNNAGVMLLSFMDKLKVEEWERMIDINLKGVLYGVAAVLPIMREQRSGHIINISSDADRKVFPGSAVYSATKAAVTLLSEGLRAELAREKMPIRVTSISPGAVATELAKHITDNDVFAVFRSHPPMEFMQSADVAAAILFAVTQPPHVDVNNMLVRPTQQAT; encoded by the coding sequence ATGAATCCTCTCGAAAATCAAGTTGCCATCGTCACCGGCGCCTCCAGCGGTATCGGTGAGGCGACGGCCCTGGCGCTGGCCGCGGCCGGCGCGAAAGTGGCGCTCGCAGCGCGGCGCAAAGATCGTCTGGGAAACGTGAAAAAGAAAATTGAAGCAATGGGAAGCGAGGCGTTGCTGATTCAAACCGATGTAAGCGTCCGCGCGCAAGTGGAAGCACTGGTGACACAGACGAAAAAGAAATGGGGGCGAATCGACATCCTCGTCAACAACGCCGGCGTCATGCTGCTGTCATTTATGGATAAGCTGAAGGTCGAAGAATGGGAGCGAATGATCGACATCAATTTGAAAGGAGTGCTTTATGGGGTCGCGGCAGTCCTGCCGATTATGCGCGAACAGCGGAGTGGGCACATCATCAATATTTCCTCCGATGCGGATCGCAAAGTTTTTCCCGGCAGCGCGGTATACAGCGCCACGAAGGCAGCGGTGACGCTGCTCTCCGAAGGCTTGCGCGCCGAGCTGGCGCGGGAGAAGATGCCGATTCGCGTCACCTCGATTTCACCCGGCGCTGTTGCCACCGAGCTGGCCAAGCACATTACGGACAATGATGTTTTTGCCGTGTTCCGGTCGCATCCGCCGATGGAATTCATGCAATCTGCCGACGTTGCCGCGGCGATTTTATTTGCCGTCACGCAGCCGCCGCATGTTGATGTCAACAATATGTTGGTTCGACCGACGCAGCAGGCAACGTAA
- a CDS encoding beta-lactamase family protein — translation MKAPVRATFLIVCFALHHAFIPASPGTPADAGSHKPAVFTDPNRAEKVKATAATVAEIFKKFMESRHVPGFVYGVVLDGTLIYSGGFGYANLEQKIPAHAKSLFRIASMSKSFTALAILQLRDAGKLHLDDPASKYLPEMKKLRYLTTDAPEITIRDLMTHGAGFPEDNPWGDRQLADSDDELKQLIANGVSFSNVPGVAYEYSNLGFALLGQIVQKVSGMEFQQYTAANIFKPLGMNTTVWEYEKANPKNLALGYDWIDEAHVNIPLAHHGSYGAMGGLITSIEDFTKYVALHLSAWPPRSDKESGPLKRSSLREMHHPWRFDALMANYRYPNGRACPSVSGYAYGLRWVRDCDGKVYLGHSGGLPGFGSNWTMMPDYGLAVMSFDNITYGGTSATNIAVLDTIITLAGLKPRTLPVSDILEQRKNELVKILPEWNGAENLGLFAENFFMDNRLKDLVKRTKELYEEAGEITSVGPMAPLNQLRGTFILNGKKKNIEVFFTLTPEKLPLIQQLRMRAVERN, via the coding sequence ATGAAAGCTCCTGTTCGTGCGACGTTCTTGATCGTTTGCTTCGCTCTTCATCACGCTTTTATCCCCGCTTCGCCAGGCACGCCTGCCGATGCCGGCTCACACAAGCCTGCGGTGTTCACCGACCCCAATCGCGCCGAAAAAGTCAAGGCCACGGCAGCGACAGTTGCAGAAATTTTCAAGAAATTTATGGAAAGCCGTCATGTGCCGGGATTCGTTTACGGTGTCGTGCTCGACGGCACGCTCATCTATTCCGGAGGTTTTGGGTATGCGAACCTCGAGCAGAAAATACCGGCTCATGCGAAATCACTTTTCCGCATCGCGTCGATGAGCAAAAGCTTCACGGCGCTTGCCATCCTGCAGTTGCGCGACGCCGGAAAATTACATCTCGATGATCCGGCCTCGAAATATCTTCCGGAGATGAAGAAACTGCGCTATCTCACAACAGACGCGCCTGAGATCACCATCCGCGATCTGATGACGCACGGCGCCGGATTTCCGGAGGACAACCCCTGGGGTGACCGGCAACTGGCCGACTCGGATGATGAGCTCAAGCAGCTCATCGCGAACGGCGTCTCGTTTTCCAATGTGCCGGGCGTGGCATACGAATACAGCAATCTCGGGTTCGCGCTGCTCGGGCAGATCGTGCAAAAAGTGTCGGGCATGGAATTTCAGCAATACACTGCGGCAAACATCTTCAAACCGCTTGGCATGAACACCACGGTGTGGGAGTATGAAAAGGCGAATCCCAAAAATCTTGCGCTCGGTTATGATTGGATTGATGAAGCGCACGTGAATATTCCGCTGGCGCATCATGGCTCGTATGGCGCGATGGGCGGCCTCATCACTTCGATTGAAGATTTCACGAAGTATGTAGCTTTGCATCTCTCCGCCTGGCCGCCTCGGAGTGACAAGGAGAGCGGCCCGCTCAAACGCAGCTCGTTGCGCGAGATGCATCATCCCTGGCGGTTCGACGCGCTGATGGCCAACTATCGTTATCCGAATGGCAGGGCGTGTCCATCCGTCAGCGGGTATGCTTATGGTTTGCGCTGGGTGCGCGATTGTGATGGCAAGGTATACCTCGGCCACAGCGGTGGGTTGCCCGGTTTCGGGAGCAATTGGACGATGATGCCTGATTATGGGCTGGCGGTGATGTCCTTTGACAATATCACCTACGGCGGAACGAGTGCGACCAACATCGCCGTTCTCGATACGATCATCACGCTGGCGGGACTCAAACCGCGCACGCTGCCAGTCTCCGACATTCTCGAACAGCGCAAGAACGAGCTGGTCAAAATTCTACCCGAGTGGAACGGCGCTGAAAACTTGGGGTTGTTTGCCGAGAATTTTTTCATGGATAATCGTCTCAAAGATCTGGTGAAACGCACGAAAGAACTTTACGAAGAAGCGGGAGAGATCACCAGCGTCGGCCCCATGGCGCCCCTCAACCAATTGCGCGGCACGTTCATTCTCAATGGCAAAAAGAAAAACATCGAAGTCTTTTTCACGCTGACGCCGGAGAAGTTGCCGTTGATACAGCAATTGCGCATGCGAGCGGTGGAGAGAAATTGA
- a CDS encoding IS3 family transposase, whose product MSAYRDYRDAYQQIGRFIDEIYNTKRIHSSSGYLTPVEFENHWNASQRTGQS is encoded by the coding sequence TTGTCCGCCTATCGGGATTACCGCGACGCTTATCAGCAAATCGGGCGTTTCATCGACGAGATTTACAATACCAAACGAATTCATTCATCCTCAGGCTATTTGACGCCGGTGGAATTTGAAAACCATTGGAATGCAAGTCAAAGAACGGGTCAAAGTTGA
- the gatC gene encoding Asp-tRNA(Asn)/Glu-tRNA(Gln) amidotransferase subunit GatC codes for MMPITIEEVKYVAALAKLSFNDEELAKIAKELDAIVGYVEQLKELNVDEVPPTSHVLDLHNVFREDKVEPWLTTQEALQNAPAKKMGYFSVPKVIGQ; via the coding sequence ATCATGCCCATAACCATCGAAGAAGTCAAATACGTTGCGGCATTGGCGAAGCTTTCATTCAACGACGAAGAGTTGGCGAAGATTGCGAAAGAGTTGGATGCCATCGTCGGTTACGTCGAGCAATTGAAAGAGCTGAATGTGGACGAGGTGCCGCCGACCTCGCACGTGCTCGATCTGCACAACGTCTTTCGCGAAGACAAAGTTGAGCCGTGGCTCACCACCCAAGAAGCCCTGCAAAACGCGCCGGCGAAAAAAATGGGCTATTTCAGTGTGCCGAAAGTCATTGGGCAATGA
- the kdsB gene encoding 3-deoxy-manno-octulosonate cytidylyltransferase — MKVLGIIPARYGSTRFPGKPLALLAGKPMVQWVYERAAQAELLSEVIVATDDQRIFETVKKFGGRVVMTRPDHPSGSDRIAEVAAKSDAEIIVNIQGDEPLIEPAAIDRGVKILLDHPAAEVGTLVRPIRDAADLRNPNIVKVALAQDRTALYFSRSAIPFCRGAQTEAEWLLQHTYFKHIGLYIFRRETLLQFVKWPPGVLERVESLEQLRLLEHGVKIHVAVTEYEAQSVDTEEDLEALGKNINLKFTI; from the coding sequence ATGAAAGTACTGGGAATCATACCGGCACGCTACGGCTCCACGCGATTTCCCGGCAAGCCTTTAGCGCTGCTGGCGGGAAAACCGATGGTGCAATGGGTTTACGAGCGCGCTGCGCAAGCTGAATTGTTGAGCGAAGTCATCGTCGCCACCGATGATCAACGCATCTTCGAGACTGTCAAGAAATTCGGTGGCCGCGTCGTCATGACCCGGCCCGATCATCCCAGCGGCAGCGATCGCATTGCCGAAGTCGCCGCCAAGAGTGACGCCGAAATCATCGTCAACATTCAAGGCGACGAGCCGCTCATCGAGCCGGCGGCCATCGATCGCGGCGTCAAAATTCTGCTCGATCATCCGGCGGCGGAGGTTGGCACGCTCGTTCGCCCGATTCGCGACGCCGCGGATTTGCGCAATCCCAACATCGTCAAAGTCGCGCTCGCGCAAGACCGCACCGCGCTCTATTTCTCGCGCTCCGCGATCCCTTTCTGCCGCGGCGCGCAAACCGAGGCCGAGTGGCTGCTGCAGCACACGTATTTCAAGCATATCGGCTTGTACATTTTTCGCCGTGAGACGCTCCTGCAATTCGTCAAATGGCCTCCTGGCGTGCTGGAAAGAGTCGAAAGCTTGGAGCAATTGCGCCTGCTCGAACACGGGGTGAAAATTCATGTCGCGGTGACGGAGTACGAGGCGCAGAGTGTGGATACGGAGGAGGATTTGGAAGCGCTCGGCAAGAATATAAATTTAAAATTTACAATTTAA
- a CDS encoding CTP synthase yields the protein MSPNSGTKFIFVTGGVVSSLGKGIASASIGVLLKARGLKVTMLKFDPYINVDPGTLSPYQHGEVFVTEDGAETDLDLGHYERFIDVNMSKKNNATTGQIYYTVITKERRGDYLGKTVQVIPHITDEIKSRILDAAHKNGDDYDVVITEVGGTVGDIESLPFLEAIRQFCLEAGWQNYVNIHLTLVPYIRASGELKTKPTQHSVMKLREIGIQPDILLCRAEGHLGKELREKIGLFCNVPPTSVIEAPDVETIYEIPLIFEEGGLGNLLVERLGLRNSSHHLSAAASKPAQLDDWRNLVAHIKNPRHTVDIAICGKYVGLKDSYKSIVEAFIHAGVANDAKVRLHWVDSEDIEKNGIPDKLKQVHGLLVCPGFGSRGVEGKITAIRYAREHGVPFLGICLGLQCAVIEFARHVCKIPKANSTEFDEQTPDPVIDKMETQVNVQQMGGTMRLGGYKCQLKAGTHTHKAYGKETIVERHRHRWEVNNRYVAQLERNGLLISGRNPETGLVEIMELHNHPWFVGVQFHPELKSRALRAHPLFREFVRAALRFAEEKLK from the coding sequence TTGTCCCCCAATTCTGGCACCAAATTCATCTTCGTCACCGGCGGCGTAGTGTCGTCGCTGGGCAAAGGCATTGCCTCGGCCTCGATTGGCGTGTTGCTCAAAGCCCGCGGCCTCAAAGTCACCATGCTCAAATTCGATCCGTACATCAATGTCGATCCCGGCACGCTGAGCCCCTATCAGCATGGTGAAGTCTTCGTCACCGAAGACGGCGCGGAAACCGACCTCGATCTCGGCCATTACGAGCGCTTCATCGACGTCAACATGTCGAAGAAGAACAACGCCACCACCGGCCAGATTTACTACACCGTCATCACCAAAGAGCGCCGCGGCGATTATCTCGGCAAAACCGTGCAGGTTATTCCGCACATCACCGACGAGATCAAAAGCCGGATTCTCGATGCCGCCCATAAAAATGGCGATGATTACGATGTCGTGATCACCGAAGTCGGCGGCACCGTCGGCGACATCGAAAGTCTGCCCTTTCTCGAAGCCATCCGCCAATTTTGCCTCGAAGCCGGTTGGCAAAATTACGTCAACATTCATCTCACGCTTGTTCCGTACATTCGCGCCTCCGGTGAGCTGAAAACCAAGCCGACGCAGCACTCCGTCATGAAATTGCGCGAAATCGGCATTCAGCCGGATATTCTGCTTTGCCGTGCCGAAGGCCACCTTGGCAAAGAATTGCGCGAAAAGATCGGTCTGTTTTGCAATGTTCCACCCACGTCCGTGATCGAAGCGCCGGACGTCGAAACCATTTATGAAATCCCGCTCATTTTTGAAGAAGGCGGACTCGGCAACTTGCTGGTGGAACGGCTTGGCCTGCGGAACTCATCGCATCATTTGTCGGCAGCAGCTTCCAAGCCGGCGCAGCTTGATGACTGGCGCAATTTGGTGGCCCACATCAAGAACCCGCGCCACACGGTAGATATCGCCATCTGCGGCAAATACGTCGGTTTGAAAGATTCCTACAAAAGCATCGTCGAAGCTTTTATCCACGCCGGCGTTGCCAACGACGCCAAAGTGCGTTTGCACTGGGTGGACTCAGAAGATATCGAGAAAAACGGCATTCCCGACAAGCTCAAGCAAGTACACGGCTTGTTGGTTTGCCCCGGCTTCGGCAGCCGCGGCGTTGAAGGCAAGATCACCGCGATTCGTTACGCGCGTGAACATGGCGTGCCGTTTTTGGGCATTTGTTTGGGCTTGCAATGCGCCGTCATCGAGTTCGCGCGCCACGTTTGCAAAATACCAAAAGCCAACAGCACGGAGTTCGATGAGCAAACGCCGGATCCGGTCATCGACAAGATGGAAACGCAGGTGAATGTTCAGCAAATGGGCGGCACCATGCGCCTCGGCGGTTACAAATGCCAGCTCAAAGCCGGCACGCACACGCACAAAGCTTATGGCAAAGAAACGATCGTCGAGCGCCATCGCCACCGCTGGGAAGTGAACAATCGCTACGTCGCGCAATTGGAGCGCAACGGCTTGCTCATCAGCGGCCGCAATCCCGAAACCGGCCTTGTTGAAATCATGGAATTGCACAATCATCCGTGGTTCGTCGGCGTGCAGTTTCATCCGGAATTGAAATCGCGTGCGCTGCGGGCGCACCCGCTGTTTCGGGAATTTGTGCGGGCAGCATTGCGATTTGCGGAAGAGAAACTAAAGTAG
- the kdsA gene encoding 3-deoxy-8-phosphooctulonate synthase: MTRVVEIDSLQIGGGNPLALVCGPCVIEDEKTMMAAAEGILKITEKLRIPLIFKSSYLKDNRSSEKSYQGPGVKDGLAMLRRIKEKFGIPVLSDIHDMHDAEACAEVLDVIQIPAYLCMQTTLTLAVAKTGRVVNVKKGQFLDPADMKNVIKKIENAGNQKIILTERGACFGYHNLVVDMRSLVTMRGLGYPVMFDPTHAIRVYGLPSSDPRGGTPQFVPALTRAGIATGVDMLFIESHPDPSKALCDAASQWPLSRLEELLVQTLEVDRVVRKYIEL; the protein is encoded by the coding sequence ATGACTCGTGTCGTTGAAATCGACTCCCTTCAAATCGGCGGCGGCAATCCGCTTGCGCTCGTTTGCGGCCCCTGCGTCATTGAAGACGAGAAAACCATGATGGCCGCCGCGGAGGGCATTTTGAAAATTACCGAAAAACTCCGGATCCCTTTGATTTTCAAATCGTCTTATTTAAAAGACAACCGTTCTTCTGAAAAAAGCTATCAAGGCCCCGGCGTGAAAGACGGCTTGGCAATGTTGCGGCGCATCAAAGAAAAATTCGGCATTCCGGTGCTCTCCGATATTCACGACATGCACGATGCCGAAGCCTGCGCCGAGGTGCTCGATGTCATTCAGATTCCGGCGTATTTGTGCATGCAGACGACGCTCACGCTGGCCGTCGCCAAAACCGGCCGTGTCGTCAATGTTAAAAAAGGCCAATTTCTCGATCCGGCAGATATGAAAAACGTCATCAAAAAAATCGAGAATGCCGGCAATCAAAAAATTATTCTCACCGAGCGCGGCGCGTGTTTTGGCTATCATAATTTGGTCGTCGATATGCGTTCGCTGGTCACCATGCGCGGGCTGGGTTATCCGGTGATGTTCGATCCGACGCACGCGATTCGCGTGTATGGCTTGCCCTCTTCCGACCCGCGCGGTGGCACGCCACAATTTGTTCCGGCTTTGACGCGCGCTGGAATTGCGACGGGCGTTGACATGCTCTTCATCGAGTCGCATCCCGATCCCTCCAAAGCACTCTGCGATGCCGCAAGCCAGTGGCCCTTGTCGCGGCTCGAAGAGTTGTTGGTGCAGACGCTGGAGGTGGATCGGGTAGTGCGAAAATATATTGAGCTGTAA
- a CDS encoding HEPN domain-containing protein encodes MNAKDYFDLAQKLAQMRTEAAIRSAISRGYYAAFHLTKNLVEALGFNLPKDAAAHDKLYHLRNNSGIKSAEEAADWLRRLRQRRTLADYDFKRNDLHSHLDCQKDLLRAA; translated from the coding sequence ATGAACGCCAAAGATTATTTTGACCTCGCGCAGAAACTCGCTCAAATGCGCACAGAGGCAGCAATTCGTTCAGCAATCAGCCGTGGGTATTATGCAGCTTTTCACCTTACAAAGAATTTAGTGGAAGCACTCGGCTTCAATTTGCCAAAAGACGCTGCGGCTCACGATAAGCTTTATCACTTGCGCAACAATTCGGGAATTAAATCTGCTGAAGAAGCGGCCGATTGGCTGCGGCGTTTGCGGCAACGCCGGACGCTGGCTGATTACGATTTCAAAAGAAATGATTTGCACTCTCATCTCGATTGTCAAAAGGATTTGTTGAGGGCGGCTTAG
- a CDS encoding KpsF/GutQ family sugar-phosphate isomerase translates to MSAILEKAREVIRIEAEAVAALEQRLDASFERAVDLLFDCKGRVIVCGIGKSGIIAQKIAATLSSTGTAAIFLHAAEAAHGDLGMVMPGDVVICISKSGSSEEFYALVPILKRLETPIIAMTGNQHSPLAERADVVLDISVAKEACPHNLAPTASTTAALVMGDALAVALVEKRHFRREDFALRHPAGALGKKLFLRIDDVMYAGNKIATVGENATLDEVILEITRKRFGGTCVLSSDGKLVGIITDGDLRRLLENRRSIDGLVARDIMTREPKTVHLGTLAAQVLEIMEEHDIMQMVIVDAEHRPHGMVHLHDLLKAGIR, encoded by the coding sequence ATGTCCGCAATTCTCGAAAAAGCCCGCGAAGTCATTCGCATCGAAGCTGAGGCGGTGGCGGCGCTGGAACAGCGCCTCGACGCCAGTTTCGAGCGCGCGGTGGATTTGCTCTTCGACTGCAAGGGCCGCGTCATCGTTTGCGGCATTGGCAAGAGCGGCATCATCGCGCAGAAGATTGCGGCGACGCTTTCGAGCACGGGCACGGCGGCGATTTTTCTGCACGCCGCCGAGGCAGCGCACGGCGATCTCGGCATGGTCATGCCCGGCGACGTGGTGATTTGCATTTCCAAAAGCGGCAGCTCGGAAGAATTTTACGCCCTCGTTCCCATTTTAAAAAGATTGGAAACGCCGATCATCGCGATGACCGGCAACCAGCATTCGCCGCTGGCCGAGCGCGCTGATGTGGTGCTCGACATCAGCGTTGCCAAAGAAGCGTGCCCGCATAATTTGGCGCCGACGGCGAGCACGACCGCGGCGCTCGTCATGGGCGATGCGCTCGCCGTCGCGTTGGTGGAAAAACGGCATTTCCGCCGCGAAGATTTTGCGCTGCGCCATCCCGCCGGCGCGCTCGGCAAAAAGCTGTTTTTGCGGATCGATGACGTGATGTATGCCGGCAATAAAATCGCCACCGTTGGCGAAAACGCCACCCTGGATGAAGTCATCCTTGAAATCACCCGCAAGCGTTTCGGCGGCACCTGTGTGCTTTCATCTGACGGCAAGCTCGTGGGCATTATCACCGACGGCGATTTGCGCCGCCTGCTCGAGAATCGCCGTTCCATCGATGGCCTCGTTGCCCGCGACATCATGACGCGCGAGCCCAAAACAGTTCACCTCGGCACACTCGCCGCGCAGGTGCTCGAAATCATGGAAGAGCACGACATCATGCAAATGGTTATCGTCGACGCAGAGCATCGGCCTCACGGCATGGTGCATTTGCACGATTTGTTGAAGGCTGGTATTCGTTAA
- the lptC gene encoding LPS export ABC transporter periplasmic protein LptC: MLHVYKKVLYLGLAVLWLGCRSQEQQTMTPQNYEGPDQEGWNSRITVTNNGRISAILQYSHMEKYSKRREVKFDGGIIVDFYNTAGQHTSNLVAERGVLYEDSNDVEALDNVVVVSDSGMTVRTQRLRWDNLRQKIVSNDFVTITTAQHDTLRGRGFQSDQSLKHWSIGRPSGVSQKRVDLIGGRENRRGTTVADSSVIRTETKQAPGQGVQP, encoded by the coding sequence ATGCTGCACGTATACAAAAAAGTTTTATATTTGGGCTTGGCGGTTTTGTGGCTCGGCTGCCGCTCGCAAGAGCAGCAGACCATGACGCCGCAGAATTACGAGGGCCCCGACCAGGAGGGTTGGAACAGCCGCATCACGGTGACGAACAATGGCCGCATCTCGGCCATCCTGCAATATTCGCACATGGAGAAATATTCGAAGCGGCGCGAAGTCAAATTTGATGGCGGCATCATTGTGGATTTCTATAACACGGCCGGCCAGCACACCTCGAATTTGGTGGCCGAGCGCGGTGTGCTCTACGAAGACAGCAATGATGTCGAGGCCCTGGACAATGTCGTCGTGGTTTCGGACAGCGGCATGACAGTGCGCACGCAGCGCTTGCGGTGGGATAATTTGCGGCAGAAAATTGTCTCGAACGATTTTGTCACGATTACGACGGCGCAGCACGATACGCTGCGCGGGAGAGGCTTTCAGTCCGATCAAAGCTTGAAGCACTGGTCGATTGGCAGGCCGTCGGGCGTCTCGCAAAAGAGGGTTGATCTAATCGGCGGGCGTGAGAACCGTCGTGGCACAACCGTTGCGGATTCGTCGGTAATTCGAACGGAGACAAAGCAAGCGCCAGGGCAAGGAGTTCAGCCGTGA
- a CDS encoding nucleotidyl transferase AbiEii/AbiGii toxin family protein produces the protein MEDQFEDFIKVLEAFEKYEVDYILIGGVAVILHGMQRLTRDVDVFVKFIPENIGKLRKALHSIYNDPSIEEITLSELNDYPVIRYGTPNGFYIDIMARLGEVATYESLKYEVIDYNGIKIKIATPETLYELKRDTLRDKDKIDAVFLRELIEANKASLPNEE, from the coding sequence ATGGAAGATCAATTTGAAGATTTTATTAAGGTTCTCGAGGCCTTTGAAAAATATGAAGTCGATTACATTTTGATCGGCGGCGTTGCGGTTATCCTGCACGGCATGCAACGCTTGACCCGTGATGTGGATGTTTTCGTCAAGTTCATTCCTGAAAATATTGGTAAATTAAGAAAGGCGCTCCATTCGATTTACAATGATCCTTCCATCGAAGAAATCACGCTCAGTGAACTGAATGACTATCCGGTTATTCGGTACGGAACGCCGAACGGGTTTTACATCGATATTATGGCGCGGTTAGGCGAAGTGGCAACGTATGAGAGCTTGAAATATGAAGTGATCGATTATAACGGCATTAAAATTAAGATCGCGACGCCGGAGACTTTGTATGAACTCAAAAGGGATACTCTGCGTGACAAAGATAAAATTGATGCGGTGTTTTTACGAGAACTGATTGAAGCGAACAAAGCAAGCTTACCCAACGAAGAATGA
- the lptB gene encoding LPS export ABC transporter ATP-binding protein → MAPTNNGALRSEALVKIYSKRTVVNRVSIEVRQGEIVGLLGPNGAGKTTTFYMITGMVRPTDGRIFLDNDDITNLPMYKRARLGVGYLSQEPSIFRRLTVEQNLLAILETLPISSSERRRRLEELLDELNVAHLAKNYAYTLSGGERRRVEITRALVTKPKFILLDEPFAGVDPIAVEDIQGIVKGLKQRGIGVLITDHNVHETLSITDRAYLLYDGTVLKSGTAEFLANDPEARKLYLGDKFRLDR, encoded by the coding sequence ATGGCCCCGACGAATAACGGCGCTTTGCGGTCGGAAGCGCTGGTAAAAATTTACAGCAAGCGCACAGTGGTGAATCGCGTGTCGATCGAAGTCCGGCAGGGAGAAATCGTGGGTTTGCTGGGGCCGAACGGGGCGGGGAAGACCACAACGTTTTACATGATCACCGGCATGGTGCGCCCGACCGATGGCCGCATCTTCCTGGACAATGACGACATCACGAATTTGCCGATGTACAAGCGCGCGCGGCTCGGCGTCGGTTATCTCTCGCAAGAGCCGAGCATCTTTCGCCGGCTCACGGTCGAGCAAAATTTGCTGGCGATCCTCGAAACCCTGCCGATCTCCTCGTCGGAACGGCGACGTCGGCTGGAAGAGCTTTTGGACGAGTTGAACGTTGCGCATCTCGCGAAAAATTACGCGTACACGCTCTCGGGCGGCGAGCGCCGGCGTGTCGAGATCACCCGCGCGCTGGTGACGAAACCGAAATTCATTTTGCTGGACGAGCCTTTCGCCGGCGTCGATCCGATTGCAGTGGAAGACATTCAGGGCATTGTCAAAGGGTTGAAACAGCGCGGCATCGGCGTGTTGATTACGGATCACAACGTGCATGAGACGCTGTCCATTACCGATCGTGCTTATTTGCTGTACGACGGCACAGTGCTGAAATCCGGCACCGCCGAATTTCTTGCCAACGACCCGGAAGCGCGAAAGCTGTACTTGGGAGATAAATTTCGTTTGGATCGCTGA